The DNA segment TGATGCGCCGATATCGCCGCGGCCACAACAGGATTGGACTGGGCGACTACCTCATCGCCGCTACCGCCGATGTCCGGGGCCTGCACCTTGCGACCCTCAACGTGCGGCATTTTCCCATGTTCGAACAGCTCCAACCACCGTTTGCGGTGCCGCGGCACCGACCGCGGACACGACGCGGGTGACATCCGCGCTGGCCTTACCGCGGTTCTGATGACTTGGCGTCCACGAATGCGGCCACGTGCTCGACGAATTGTTCGAGATCGTCGAGGTCGTCGAGCCGCCCGGTGACGATGTCGTCTGACACTCGAATGTATTTGTGCACCAGTACGTTACGAAATCCCACAGCCTTGCGCATCGCGTCCGCGAGATCAGCCGACAGCACCGCGTGGCTCCCCAATAGCCGCATCGCGTCGCCGTTGTCCGACGGAGGTCGCCAACCGTGCGTCGAGCAAAGATGCTGCCCGATATCGATGCAGGCCTCGATGGCCGTGACGAAGCTGTACTTGATGCCGCGCAG comes from the Mycobacterium shinjukuense genome and includes:
- the hepT gene encoding type VII toxin-antitoxin system HepT family RNase toxin; the protein is MLRLLRGITDDLAILRRESTADQARRADPIWLRGIKYSFVTAIEACIDIGQHLCSTHGWRPPSDNGDAMRLLGSHAVLSADLADAMRKAVGFRNVLVHKYIRVSDDIVTGRLDDLDDLEQFVEHVAAFVDAKSSEPR